A part of Acropora palmata chromosome 8, jaAcrPala1.3, whole genome shotgun sequence genomic DNA contains:
- the LOC141889465 gene encoding uncharacterized protein LOC141889465 isoform X1, translated as MLSSWDPSGVRDAIDSIVPHAFGEYDKCGSWCKFLKDPVAKYSSLPNGVGLHGESLRAELTKVFLVSAQNAKKLAPCGNTLPNESFNNSVASKAPKARHYSGSESLVYRVKTLDSHMTNNVSETLSPGIATKRRATRLGNKATKRRQREEKKEVKKRRIQLKNERCSDQYQQTVREGTTYEKDIGLWHSSDVEGIPPTNSCNTDWMDSAINVVFAVETTSLATDADIIQLSAVHDNDEFNIYIIPEDKISAAASHMTQLSKESLDADLLGVRYSTQNSLEDVRPLQRLVSCKEVTRKYMIESSFTTEFVVRSAKYCVQKKCNLQTLHPLVTTKVVSKGMAEKIAGPGLTFHHLQLSFQRGGQDGLSNILSEKINGKARVTSNRRIISELSNFFNYNK; from the exons ATGCTATCATCTTGGGACCCTTCAGGTGTCAGGGATGCAATTGACAGCATTGTCCCACATGCATTTGGGGAGTATGACAAGTGTGGATCATGGTGCAAATTCCTAAAAGACCCTGTCGCCAAGTACAGCTCCCTACCAAATGGCGTGGGATTGCATGGGGAAAGCTTGAGGGCGGAGCTCACCAAAGTGTTTTTGGTGTCTGCCCAGAATGCCAAAAAACTAGCTCCCTGTGGCAATACACTGCCTAATGAATCATTTAACAACAGCGTGGCCAGCAAAGCCCCAAAAGCTCGGCATTATAGTGGATCTGAAAGCCTAGTATATCGTGTGAAAACATTGGACAGTCACATGACTAATAATGTCTCCGAG ACCCTGTCTCCAGGCATTGCCACAAAACGTCGTGCAACAAGACTAGGcaataaagcaacaaaacgcAGGCAACGAGAAGAGAAAAAGGAGGTAAAGAAACGGAGAATTCAGTTAAAGAATGAAAGGTGCAGCGACCAATACCAGCAAACAGTCCGAGAGGGTACAACTTACGAAAAAGATATTGGACTATGGCACAGTTCTGATGTGGAAGGGATACCCCCCACCAATTCATGCAACACAGACTGGATGGATTCAGCAATAAATGTTGTGTTTGCTGTGGAAACCACCAGCCTTG CCACTGATGCTGATATAATCCAACTTTCGGCTGTCCATGATAATGATGAATTTAATATCTACATTATCCCTGAGGATAAAATCAGTGCTGCAGCCTCCCACATGACACAACTGAGCAAG GAAAGCCTAGATGCTGATCTGTTAGGGGTGCGTTACAGCACTCAAAACTCTCTTGAAGATGTGAGGCCTCTCCAGAGGCTTGTATCCTGCAAAGAAGTTACCAGAAAATACATGATTGAGTCCAGCTTTACCACTGAGTTTGTGGTGAGAAGTGCAAAATATTGTGTACAGAAAAAGTGCAACTTACAGACCCTTCACCCACTTGTTACAACTAAAGTTGTCAGCAAAGGAATGGCAGAGAAAATTGCTGGTCCAGGCTTAACTTTCCACCACCTTCAACTATCTTTTCAGAGAGGGGGGCAGGATGGGCTGAGCAACATTTTATCCGAGAAAATAAATGGAAAGGCAAGGGTAACAAGCAACAGAAGAATTATTTCTGAGCTAAGCAACTTCTTTAACTACAATAAGTAA
- the LOC141889465 gene encoding uncharacterized protein LOC141889465 isoform X3, whose product MLSSWDPSGVRDAIDSIVPHAFGEYDKCGSWCKFLKDPVAKYSSLPNGVGLHGESLRAELTKVFLVSAQNAKKLAPCGNTLPNESFNNSVASKAPKARHYSGSESLVYRVKTLDSHMTNNVSETLSPGIATKRRATRLGNKATKRRQREEKKEVKKRRIQLKNERCSDQYQQTVREGTTYEKDIGLWHSSDVEGIPPTNSCNTDWMDSAINVVFAVETTSLATDADIIQLSAVHDNDEFNIYIIPEDKISAAASHMTQLSKRGGQDGLSNILSEKINGKARVTSNRRIISELSNFFNYNK is encoded by the exons ATGCTATCATCTTGGGACCCTTCAGGTGTCAGGGATGCAATTGACAGCATTGTCCCACATGCATTTGGGGAGTATGACAAGTGTGGATCATGGTGCAAATTCCTAAAAGACCCTGTCGCCAAGTACAGCTCCCTACCAAATGGCGTGGGATTGCATGGGGAAAGCTTGAGGGCGGAGCTCACCAAAGTGTTTTTGGTGTCTGCCCAGAATGCCAAAAAACTAGCTCCCTGTGGCAATACACTGCCTAATGAATCATTTAACAACAGCGTGGCCAGCAAAGCCCCAAAAGCTCGGCATTATAGTGGATCTGAAAGCCTAGTATATCGTGTGAAAACATTGGACAGTCACATGACTAATAATGTCTCCGAG ACCCTGTCTCCAGGCATTGCCACAAAACGTCGTGCAACAAGACTAGGcaataaagcaacaaaacgcAGGCAACGAGAAGAGAAAAAGGAGGTAAAGAAACGGAGAATTCAGTTAAAGAATGAAAGGTGCAGCGACCAATACCAGCAAACAGTCCGAGAGGGTACAACTTACGAAAAAGATATTGGACTATGGCACAGTTCTGATGTGGAAGGGATACCCCCCACCAATTCATGCAACACAGACTGGATGGATTCAGCAATAAATGTTGTGTTTGCTGTGGAAACCACCAGCCTTG CCACTGATGCTGATATAATCCAACTTTCGGCTGTCCATGATAATGATGAATTTAATATCTACATTATCCCTGAGGATAAAATCAGTGCTGCAGCCTCCCACATGACACAACTGAGCAAG AGAGGGGGGCAGGATGGGCTGAGCAACATTTTATCCGAGAAAATAAATGGAAAGGCAAGGGTAACAAGCAACAGAAGAATTATTTCTGAGCTAAGCAACTTCTTTAACTACAATAAGTAA
- the LOC141889465 gene encoding uncharacterized protein LOC141889465 isoform X2: MLSSWDPSGVRDAIDSIVPHAFGEYDKCGSWCKFLKDPVAKYSSLPNGVGLHGESLRAELTKVFLVSAQNAKKLAPCGNTLPNESFNNSVASKAPKARHYSGSESLVYRVKTLDSHMTNNVSETLSPGIATKRRATRLGNKATKRRQREEKKEVKKRRIQLKNERCSDQYQQTVREGTTYEKDIGLWHSSDVEGIPPTNSCNTDWMDSAINVVFAVETTSLATDADIIQLSAVHDNDEFNIYIIPEDKISAAASHMTQLSKMNWAPVLLVIFSLLGSLIEKTSANGVCEDRCYTLWQLCHSQCTFTTCNICTNSHESCKQSCVRKRFFHKSWQMASRSSKGGKQPRLSPSKKEDGIELNTAF, translated from the exons ATGCTATCATCTTGGGACCCTTCAGGTGTCAGGGATGCAATTGACAGCATTGTCCCACATGCATTTGGGGAGTATGACAAGTGTGGATCATGGTGCAAATTCCTAAAAGACCCTGTCGCCAAGTACAGCTCCCTACCAAATGGCGTGGGATTGCATGGGGAAAGCTTGAGGGCGGAGCTCACCAAAGTGTTTTTGGTGTCTGCCCAGAATGCCAAAAAACTAGCTCCCTGTGGCAATACACTGCCTAATGAATCATTTAACAACAGCGTGGCCAGCAAAGCCCCAAAAGCTCGGCATTATAGTGGATCTGAAAGCCTAGTATATCGTGTGAAAACATTGGACAGTCACATGACTAATAATGTCTCCGAG ACCCTGTCTCCAGGCATTGCCACAAAACGTCGTGCAACAAGACTAGGcaataaagcaacaaaacgcAGGCAACGAGAAGAGAAAAAGGAGGTAAAGAAACGGAGAATTCAGTTAAAGAATGAAAGGTGCAGCGACCAATACCAGCAAACAGTCCGAGAGGGTACAACTTACGAAAAAGATATTGGACTATGGCACAGTTCTGATGTGGAAGGGATACCCCCCACCAATTCATGCAACACAGACTGGATGGATTCAGCAATAAATGTTGTGTTTGCTGTGGAAACCACCAGCCTTG CCACTGATGCTGATATAATCCAACTTTCGGCTGTCCATGATAATGATGAATTTAATATCTACATTATCCCTGAGGATAAAATCAGTGCTGCAGCCTCCCACATGACACAACTGAGCAAG ATGAATTGGGCCCCAGTTCTTCTCGTAATTTTCAGTCTTTTGGGTTCGCTGATTGAAAAGACCAGTGCCAATGGTGTTTGCGAGGATAGATGTTACACCTTGTGGCAGCTATGCCACTCACAGTGCACATTTACAACTTGTAACATTTGCACCAATTCGCACGAATCGTGCAAGCAGTCTTGCGTAAGGAAACGattctttcacaaaagctGGCAAATGGCATCAAGGTCATCAAAGGGTGGCAAACAACCAAGGTTAAGCCCAAGTAAAAAGGAAGATGGTATTGAATTAAATACAGCATTCTGA